The Filimonas lacunae genomic sequence CATTTTCTTTGTTACCCTTTTTCTGGTATTATTTATCATTTCCTTTTTCCGTATTCCGGCGCGTCAGCTCACGGTAGGTGAAAACAAAATCATTTGCCCTGCTGATGGCAAAGTGGTAGTAATTGAAGAGATCACTGACGAAGAATATTTCAAAGACAAACGTATCCAGGTGAGTATTTTCATGAGCCCTGCTAATGTGCACGTGAACAGAAATGCCATGAGTGGAACGGTGAAGTACAGCCAATACCATCCCGGTAAATACCTGGTAGCATGGCACCCTAAGTCTTCTACGGAAAATGAAAGACATAGTGTGGTACTGGAAAATGATAAAGGCACTATCCTGGTAAAACAAATTGCCGGAGCTTTGGCCAAGCGTATTTGTAACTACTTGGCTCCTGGCCAGACTGTTAAACAGAACGAAGAAATGGGTTTTATTAAGTTCGGTAGTCGTGTAGACGTGTTATTACCCGTTGGAACTGAGATTAATGTAAACCTGAACCAGAAAGTACAGGGCGGCGTTACCGTACTGGCTACCTGGAAGTAAAAAGAACAACGTTTTCGAACATATATACAACATTCTTTATGTCCCGCAGTTTAAAAAGGCTGCGGGGCTTTTTTTTGCCTGCCGTTCATCCCAATTGAGTACTTATTAACACTATGTTGATGGAAGAATAAAGTATTTTTGTAGAGGAAATGTTATCAAATAACATCTAATACACATACTGTTATGAAAAAGTTTTTTACCCTAATCGTGCTTTTTTTTACAGGCCTTATAGTGTCGCATGCACAAACAACAGTGCCTGATCAAAACCCTAACTACCTCGAAAGCCAGGAGAAGTATACATGGCACAAAGACTCTCTGCTGGCAGGTTCTAACACCACCATTCAGCAAACATATAAAGCATACGACTTTTACCAGGCAAGACTGGAACGCCGTGCGCAGCGCAGGGAAAGAAGATATAACGTGAATTTGACACGTGCACAATATGGAGGCTATTATCCTTCGTATGGGTATAGTAACTATGGTTACAACTCATGGAACAATGGCTATTACAATTCTTTCATTCCCAGCATTGGTTTCCGTTCCGGTAACTGGCGGTTTGGCTGGTAACCGTTTAAGCATTTATAAAACGCCACTCTTCAAATACAATTATACAAGATGAACAAAAGAATGATAGCTGCCGCATTTATGCTGGCAACAGTGGGAACATTTACCTCATGCTCCCGCAAAGTAACCCGCTTAGATCCTAATGCTACAGTTGATATCAGCGGTTCATGGAATAATACCGATAGCCGCCTGGTTTCTGATGAAATGATCACCGATGCTTTAAGTCGCAACTGGATTACCGATTATACACAGCAAGCTGGTAAAAAGCCGGTAGTGATTGTGGGAATGGTTTTAAATAAAAGTCACGAGCATATTGAAGCAGAAACTTTTATGAAAGATCTGGAACGTGCTTTTGTAAATGGTGGCAGAGTAACCCTGGTGCAAAGCGGTAAAAAAAGAGAAGAGCTACGTGCAGAACGTGCCGATCAGCAAACCAACGCTTCTGTATCTACCATGAAAAAGTTTGGCCTGGAATCAGGTGCAGACTATATACTGCAAGGCAGTATCAATTCTATTGTAGATGCCTATAAACGCCAGAAAACTGTTACTTACCAGGTAAACCTGGAATTGACCAATCTGCAAACAAACGAAGTGGTTTGGATAGGCGATAAAAAAATTGCCAAGTACGTGAAGAACTAGGCAATGCCTGTTTTACTCCATCTATTTTGATAACATAACTACATTGATATGTTCAAGTACAGGCAGGCATGGATAGCATGGCTATTGATGCCTGTTTTCTTTTCGTGTGCCACCTATCATGAAAGAGCGCAATCGTATTATGATGGGTTACAAACCAATAATTACCAGCAGGCCGAACGTTCACTGGACAAGAATAAACTCATTCAAGCCAGGAGAAACCGTTTGCTGTATTATATGGAAAAGGGCTACGTGTCGCATTTATTGCACCAGTACGATACCAGCAATACCTATTTTAACCTGGCGGATAATTTTACAGAAGGTCCTAGAAACGGCGCCTGGGATATAGCCGTAGGCACATTGACCAACCCCATGATGCAAACTTACCGGGGTGAAGACTTTGAAATTTTCCTGGTACACTATTACAAGGCATTGAACTACCTGTACCTGGGTAAGAAAGAAGATGCGCTGGTAGAGGCCCGTCGTATTACATTAAGCAATAACGAGCAGCGCGATAAATTCAATGATAAAAGCAGCCGTTATAGCCAGGATGCATTTGCGCTGATTATACAAGGGCTTTTGTACGAAGGAGACAATGACATCAACAATGCCTTTATCTCGTATAGAAACGCCGCAGATTTGTTTTTAAGGCAACCTAACCATACCTATTATGGAGTTGCTTTGCCCCTGCAGTTGCAGCAGGATCTGTTGCGTATGGCTACCCTGTTAGGATTTACCGATCAGGTAACAGAATATCAGCAAAAATTGGGCATTAGCTATCAGGCCCAACCTGTGTCTGATGGTGGGGAGTTGGTGCTATTTCTGGAAAACGGAACGGCACCTTATAAAAAGCAGGATGATTACTTTTTTACCCTGATTAAAAATGAAGCCGGCTTTTTCTTTACCAACAGCAGTAAGCTCATTACGGTACCGGTAAATTTTTCAGTAGGTATTGATGCCAGTAAGCTATCGGTAAGCGATTTCAATGTATTCCGCCTGGCTATGCCCTCCTATGTAGTGCGTCCATTAGCCAATGCCCAGTTTTCGGTAACGGTAGACAGTGTGGCAATGGGGATGGTAAATACTATTGAAGACATTAACTATATAGCCACCAACACACTTAGTGAACGTGCTTTGAAGGATATCTCATTGGCACTAAGTCGCCTGCTGGTGAAAAAGATTGCAGAGAAGCAGGTGAAGGATAAGAATCAAACAGCCGGGGATATTTTACAGGCAGTAAACTTGCTGGTAGAAAAAGCAGATACTCGTAACTGGCAGTCGTTACCTGCACAGATCTCTTATATAAGAGTTCCATTGAAAAAAGGGGAAAATAAGGTAGAGATAAAAACAGGGGGTAATACAGCTGCCACTATCACCGTTCAGGGCAACGGCGGTTTGCAGTTTTACAATTATCGCCGTATGCAATAACTATGTTCTTTAAAAAGAAGCTGCTTGTTGCTGACCTAATAGGCTTCTTAAAAATAGCCACTGTTTGTGCAGGTAAGTGTGCTTAACCTGCTTTTCACTGTCTCCATGATGCTGGATATCCAATGCTTTAAAATAAACCAGCCGGGTGGCAGCATCTTCTACTGTTGCTATTCCGGATAGTTGTAGTGTATACGACATTCCTTTTTTATGAAACTGTAGTTCTGCATCAAAGGTATTCCAGTTGGCAACTGTCAGGGGCAACCGGCTACAGCAGAAAAACAAAGTGCCGTTTTCATCAAAATCGAAATGGGTAATTAAACTGATAGGCTGTTTACTTCCGTTATCGTCATACACATAAAATATAGCCTGATCCAGTGCCGCAATCTTTTCGCGGTAATCCAATACATTGAAATCTGTAAAATTCGAGTCCATAGGGCATACAGTTTAGTTTAACAATGTTCATAGGTAGTTTGCGTTAAAGCGGCTTTTTAGAGGACAAAGGATTGAAGAGAATCTTACAACTGTAGGGGGTACGTTATTCTTACTCTAATATAGTATTTTTCGGGTAATAACAGGTTAAAAACTCATTAGAAAATGAGTAGCTGTTACAGTACAAAATGCGCGTATATATAATGGGTTTATTTGTCTTTAGTATATGCCTGATTGTTGAATTTTCTCATCACTTTTTGTGGATTAGGATGTACTTCATATCCCCACTTTTCATACAAGCCGTGTGCAGTGGAGGTGGTCAATAACCAGCTGCGTATTGTTTGCAGTTCGGGGTGTGCATGCATTACCTCCATTAACCATGCAGATAATCCTCTGCCACGGTATTCCGGTAGTATAAATACATCTATCAGGTAAGCAAAGGTGGCTTTATCGGTAATCAGGCGGGCAAAACCTACCTGTGTTGTTGGTGATACACGCCAAAGCATAAAGAACCGGCAATTGACTTTTCAACAATAGATACCGGTACATCTTTAGCCCAATGCGTTTCGAAGGCAAGAAAGTGATGGATTACTTCGATGTTTAGCAAGGAAGGATCGGTGCTGATGAAATACGCTTCTTTCTTTGCCTGATAAAAGTTATTCATTGAACAGTTTTTTAAAGAGGGTGTTTTTAGATAAACTGATAATTTCTCCAGGTTGCATGTTACCCAGTTCCAGTTTTTCTATCCGTTGTCTTATCAACCTTAAGGTAGGAAAACCTACAGCAGCAGTCATACGTCTCACCTGCCTGTTTTTGCCTTCTGTCAAAATCATTTGCACCCACGGGGCGGGTATTTCTTTTCTAAAGCGGATAGGTGGATTACGTTCAGGAACAGGTGGTGCAGGCTCTAACAGTTTAACGCGGCAAGGTTTGGTAGTATACGGTTTACCATCGGGCGTTATTACCACACCCTTTTGCAGGTTGTTGATAGCGGCTGCGTCGATAGCGCCATCTACCTGCACCCAGTATTCTCTTTCGTGTGCAAAAGAAGGATGCAACAAGCGGTGATTTAAACGCGCATCATTAGTAAGCAGTAACAAACCTTCACTGTCGTAATCAAGACGGCCTACAGGATATACATCAGAAGGAACATCAAAGCAATCTTTCAATGTTTTCTTGTCGGTGTCTTGTGTAGAAAACTGTGATAACACCAGGTACGGCTTGTAAATAATGAAGTAGTGAGTCATATAAAATAAAAAATCCCGCAGAAGCGGGATTATTATATGGATGGGTTAGTAAGTACGGGAACTTGTATTCCCGACACAATATTAAAAAGAGTTTTTTCTAACTCAAAAAAAAATGACAAGAATTTTATTCACATTTTTTGTAGAATCTGTGAATTATGTTAAGGGAGGCATGTAATCAGAGGCTGATGATGCGAATATAAAGTGTGTAGTGTATGTGCAAAACAAAAAATGATGAGTGGTTGAAACATTGATGAACACTGCATTGTAGCGATTGTTCTTTCATAAAGCGATTGCATTTTTTGCGCAGGAGAGAACATGTTATTGATGCGTTTTTAGCGCTTCGTAATGAAACATTAAATTTTCTGTAAGCAACATGTCTATTCCTAACTTTGCGGCCTAAATAAGTAGAGTTTATGAAGTTTCCCGCTCCGGTAACCGTTCAATATATCGCAAACATCATAGGCGCATCCGTTAAAGGCGATGCTTTGGCACAAGCTTCGGGTATAAATGAGTTACATCAGGTAGAAGCAGGCGATCTTGCGTTTGTAGATCATCCAAAATATTACAACACCTGTTTAAACAGCGCTGCTACACACATCATCATCAACACAAACGAGGTAGAAGTGCCGGAAGGTAAAACCTTGCTGGTAACTGAGCAGCCGTTTGAAGCATATCTTAAGATAGTGAACCACTTCAGGCCATTTGTTGCGCCGGTAGAAACCATCAGTAGCACACTGGTAAGGGGTGAAAACACGGTGATTATGCCTAATGTGTTTATTGGAAAGCATGTTACTATAGGTAGTAACTGTGTTGTTTTCCCCAATGTTACCATTATGGACTACACCGAGATTGGTGATAACGTAGTTATTCAGGCAGGAACGGTAATTGGTAGTGATGCATTTTATTACAACACCAAAAAGAACCGTGAAGTATGGTATAAAAGAATGGAAAGTTGCGGGCATGTGGTAATTGAAGATTATGTAGAAATAGGTGCTGGTTGTACTATTGATCGTGGTGTTACAGCAGTTACCCGCATAGGCAGGGGAACAAAGCTTGACAACATGGTACATATTGGACATGATACCGTGGTGGGCAAAAACTGTTTGTTTGCTGCGCAGGTAGGTATAGCCGGATGCACAGTTATTGAGGATGGCGTTACCCTTTGGGGTCAGGTAGGTGTAAGTAAAACCCTCACCATTGGTGAGAATGCGGTAGTGCTTGCACAAAGTGGTGTTGCTGGTTCTTTGGAAGGGGGTAAAATTTACTTTGGTTCTCCTGCAGAAGACGCGGGTATTAAAAAGCGCGAGTTAGTGTGGGTTAAACGTATTCCTGAAATGTGGAATATCCTGAAAGGCAAATAAAAATATACTGTTCTGTTGAAAAGTGTACAATGGGGTCTGCTATAGCAGACCTTATTTTTTTCCAATAACTTTCGTAATCACAGTGTGTCTCCACTTTTTTATTATGAACACTTTACTGTGTTAAACCATTCTAGGGAAGTTGGTATTTCTTTTTCAGTTCACCACAAATGTCCGTAATGGAACTACTTAATGCTTTGTAACGGAAGTCGGGTAAAAACTTCAAGAGCTTGCTGTTATCAAAATACACTTTAGCCTGGGCTGTATGAGCGGTTTCTTTGGTAAGTAAAGGGGCTTTACCGGAAAGCATTCCTTTTACCGCTTCCAATCGCCATACAATAGCAGCTATCAGTGGGGTTACATTGCGATGCGGCGGACGTTTGCCAAAACACTGTGCCATAGAAGTAAACAACTGTCGATAAGTGATGTTTTCGGCACTAATGATAAAGCGTTCACCCGAAATGTTGCTGTTCATCAGTCCAACCATGGCTTTTACCACGTCCGCAACATCTACAAATCCGGTAACGCCTTCTGTATACCAGGGGAATTCTTTGTAGGCTGTTTTAAAAAGTTCTGAAGAACCTTTCTCCCAGTCACCGGCTCCCAGTATAATTACCGGGTTTACAATTACTGCATTCAACCCTTCCCCTATGCCGCGCCATACTTCCATCTCGGCCAGGTATTTGGTTTTGCCATATTCACTGTTACTGGTTTCGGGCGTCCAGTACATGGTTTCGTTGATGGTTTCTTTTTCACGAATGCGACCCAGTGCCGCTACTGAACTTACAAACAGCAACTTTTCTACATGGTACAGCAGGCAGGCGTTTACCACGTTTTCTGTACCATTTACATTTGTATGTTGTAGTGTCTCTTTTTGCTTAGGATGAAACGATACTATGGCAGCACAGTGATACACCTGTTTAACGCCTTGCATGGCTTGCTCCAGACTGATAATATCCAGAATATCGGCCTGCACCCACTCCACTTTTTCTGCCCCTGTAAAAGAAGGAATGGCAGAACGGTAAGTGGCTCTTATGG encodes the following:
- a CDS encoding penicillin-binding protein activator LpoB, translated to MNKRMIAAAFMLATVGTFTSCSRKVTRLDPNATVDISGSWNNTDSRLVSDEMITDALSRNWITDYTQQAGKKPVVIVGMVLNKSHEHIEAETFMKDLERAFVNGGRVTLVQSGKKREELRAERADQQTNASVSTMKKFGLESGADYILQGSINSIVDAYKRQKTVTYQVNLELTNLQTNEVVWIGDKKIAKYVKN
- a CDS encoding GNAT family N-acetyltransferase, with product MLWRVSPTTQVGFARLITDKATFAYLIDVFILPEYRGRGLSAWLMEVMHAHPELQTIRSWLLTTSTAHGLYEKWGYEVHPNPQKVMRKFNNQAYTKDK
- a CDS encoding UDP-3-O-(3-hydroxymyristoyl)glucosamine N-acyltransferase encodes the protein MKFPAPVTVQYIANIIGASVKGDALAQASGINELHQVEAGDLAFVDHPKYYNTCLNSAATHIIINTNEVEVPEGKTLLVTEQPFEAYLKIVNHFRPFVAPVETISSTLVRGENTVIMPNVFIGKHVTIGSNCVVFPNVTIMDYTEIGDNVVIQAGTVIGSDAFYYNTKKNREVWYKRMESCGHVVIEDYVEIGAGCTIDRGVTAVTRIGRGTKLDNMVHIGHDTVVGKNCLFAAQVGIAGCTVIEDGVTLWGQVGVSKTLTIGENAVVLAQSGVAGSLEGGKIYFGSPAEDAGIKKRELVWVKRIPEMWNILKGK
- a CDS encoding pseudouridine synthase, with the protein product MTHYFIIYKPYLVLSQFSTQDTDKKTLKDCFDVPSDVYPVGRLDYDSEGLLLLTNDARLNHRLLHPSFAHEREYWVQVDGAIDAAAINNLQKGVVITPDGKPYTTKPCRVKLLEPAPPVPERNPPIRFRKEIPAPWVQMILTEGKNRQVRRMTAAVGFPTLRLIRQRIEKLELGNMQPGEIISLSKNTLFKKLFNE
- a CDS encoding NAD-dependent epimerase/dehydratase family protein — translated: MILVTGATGLVGSHLIQSLLQQQQPIRATYRSAIPSFTGAEKVEWVQADILDIISLEQAMQGVKQVYHCAAIVSFHPKQKETLQHTNVNGTENVVNACLLYHVEKLLFVSSVAALGRIREKETINETMYWTPETSNSEYGKTKYLAEMEVWRGIGEGLNAVIVNPVIILGAGDWEKGSSELFKTAYKEFPWYTEGVTGFVDVADVVKAMVGLMNSNISGERFIISAENITYRQLFTSMAQCFGKRPPHRNVTPLIAAIVWRLEAVKGMLSGKAPLLTKETAHTAQAKVYFDNSKLLKFLPDFRYKALSSSITDICGELKKKYQLP
- a CDS encoding phosphatidylserine decarboxylase family protein, which produces MTIHREGYKSIGIAALIFGVINILSFTFLSFSYFWLAALIFFVTLFLVLFIISFFRIPARQLTVGENKIICPADGKVVVIEEITDEEYFKDKRIQVSIFMSPANVHVNRNAMSGTVKYSQYHPGKYLVAWHPKSSTENERHSVVLENDKGTILVKQIAGALAKRICNYLAPGQTVKQNEEMGFIKFGSRVDVLLPVGTEINVNLNQKVQGGVTVLATWK
- a CDS encoding COG3014 family protein, yielding MFKYRQAWIAWLLMPVFFSCATYHERAQSYYDGLQTNNYQQAERSLDKNKLIQARRNRLLYYMEKGYVSHLLHQYDTSNTYFNLADNFTEGPRNGAWDIAVGTLTNPMMQTYRGEDFEIFLVHYYKALNYLYLGKKEDALVEARRITLSNNEQRDKFNDKSSRYSQDAFALIIQGLLYEGDNDINNAFISYRNAADLFLRQPNHTYYGVALPLQLQQDLLRMATLLGFTDQVTEYQQKLGISYQAQPVSDGGELVLFLENGTAPYKKQDDYFFTLIKNEAGFFFTNSSKLITVPVNFSVGIDASKLSVSDFNVFRLAMPSYVVRPLANAQFSVTVDSVAMGMVNTIEDINYIATNTLSERALKDISLALSRLLVKKIAEKQVKDKNQTAGDILQAVNLLVEKADTRNWQSLPAQISYIRVPLKKGENKVEIKTGGNTAATITVQGNGGLQFYNYRRMQ